The genomic window GATAGCCGATCGCGAATCCCGTGCCAGGGGTCAGATCCCTCGAACGATGCGCCAGACCTTCCCGCCCCCCTCCATGACGTAGAGCTCCCCCCTGTGGTCGCGGCCGAAGGACGTCACCGGCCCCAAGTCCTTGAGAATCTCCAGAGTAGCTCCCGAAACGGGGTCGAAGGCCCACACCTTCCCCGCGCACCAGTCGGAGTAGAAGTAGTGCCCGGCCAGCTCCGGCAGCGCCGCGCCCCGGTAGACGTGCCCACCGGTGATCGAGCAGCCCATCCGGTGCGAGTACTCGTGGACGGGGTCCACCAGGCCCGGGCGCTCGCAATCCTCGGGCGGGTCGTAGCAGTGGGCGCCCTCGCGCAGGCGCCAGCCGTAGTTGAGGCCGCCGGCGCCCGCGGGCTGGCGGTCGATCTCCTCCCAGGCCTTTTGACCCACGTCGGCGATCCAGAGCTCGTCCGTGGCCGGATCGAAGCTGAAGCGCCAGGGGTTCCGCAGCCCATACGCCCAGATCTCGGGCCGCGCGCCCGCGGTCTCCACGAAGGGGTTGTCCGGCGGGATGCCGTAGGCCGCCCCCGGGGGCGGGTTGTCGACGTCCAGGCGCAGGATCTTGCCCAGCAGGCTGCCGAGGTCCTGCGCCCGGTTGCCGGGGTCGCCGGCGCCGCCGCCGTCGCCCATGCCGATGTAGAGGTAGCCGTCGGGGCCGAACTCCACCATGCCGCCGTTGTGGTTCGTGTTGGGCTGCTCGATGCTGAGGATCGTCCGCGCGCTGGCCGGGTCGGCGGCGCCCGGGCTCGCGGCCCGGAACTCGACGATCTGCGTGGTCCCGCGGCGGTCGGTGTAGTCCACCACGAAGCGCCGGTTGTCGGCGAAGCCCGGGTGGAAGGCGAGGCCGAGCAGGCCGCGCTCGCCGCCGCCCCGGGCGTCGGGGTCGAAGACCTCGCCGCTCAGGTCGAGGAAGGGCGCCTCGCGCAGGGCGTCGCCGACCATGACGCGGATCCGCCCGCTCTGCTCCACGATGAAGCTGCGCACGCTGTCGCCCGGGGCCTGGACCAGGTAGAGCGGCTTGTGGAGCGCGTCGGAGAGCAGTTCCGCGCGGTAGTCGCTGGCGGGGCTCGAGCAGGCGGCGGCGAGGGCGCAGCTCGCGGTCAGCAGGAGCGGGAGTCGTCGCATGGCTTCCTCCGGGTGGGGGACGACCGGAGGCAAGCATGTCGGCGGGCGCTTGCCAAGGGGACGTTTGGCGCTGGCCGCCGGCGCTGGTATAATGATTTGCGATCCTGGGAGGTGCGTGATGAGAACTGGCGCCGCGTTCTGCTGCCTGACCCTGGCTCTGGTGAGTCGCGCGCTTTCCGTGAACGCCACCGTTCTGCGGGTCCCCGAGGATTTCACCTCGATCCAGTCAGCCATCACGGCCGCAACGGATGGGGACACGATCTCGGTCGCGCCCGGCAACTACAACCAGGTGAGCTTCTCGTTCGGCGGCCGGCAGATCGTCGTCAGAGGACGTTACGGCGGCGTCTGGCGTCCGATCCTCGATGGCCAGGACAGTCTGGGCAACGCGGTGTACTTCGGGTCGGGCGAAGGCCCGGCGGCTGTGCTCGAGAACTTCGTCATCCGCCGCTATCGCGCCTGGGATGCGAGCGCGGTGAGGTGCAGCGGAACTTCGCCCACCCTCCGCGGCCTGCTGATCGAGGATTGCGGGGCCGATCCCATCGGCGACATCGTTTCCGGTGGCGGGGCGATCCGGTGCACGGACGGTGCCTCCCCTCGGCTGGAGGACTCGGTCATCCAGCGCTGCGAACAGGTATTCGGCGGCGCTGTCTACCTCGAGGATGACTCCTCGTTCACCTGTGTCGGCACCACCTTCGAGGACTGCCGCGCGGAGCATGGAGGGGCCATCTGTGGCTACCTCCCGGACTACGTCAGCGCTCAGGTCACGCTACAGGGTTGCAGTTTCCATCTGTGCAGGGCGATCGGCAGCGTGGACTTCCACAACAACTGGTACGGCGGCAACGGTGGGGCCCTCTACACCTATGCGGTGACCACGGTCAGCGGATGCACTTTCGACACGTGCGGGGCGGCTTTCGACCCGGCTCAATCGGGAGCCGGCCGGGGAGGGGCCCTCTATCTCCTCGGCGAGAGCAGTGGGGTCGCCGACTGCGAGTTCAGGGGCTGTAGCGGCCGTTCCGGCGCCGCCATCTACGGTTGGTCTGTCGCATCCATCGAACGTGTCTCGATAGACGGTGGTTCGAACGTGAACGGAGCGATCCATCTCGCGTCGGGCAGCTGCGCCATCGAGACCACGATCGTGTCCGACTGCGATGGCGAGGGGATCCATCTCGCGGGCGGGACAGTCACGGTCGCCTGCTCCGACGTCTTCGGCAACCTCGATGGCAACTACGCTGGCTTGTTGGAAGACCAGACGGGCATCAATGGCAACCTCAGCGAGGACCCGCTCTTCTGCACCGACGTGTTCAACCCAGATCAGCCCCTCGGCCTGGATGATGACTCGCCATGCGCTGCGGCCAACAACGGCTGCGGCGTGACCATCGGCCGGCACGACGTGGGCTGCGACATCCTCTGGTTGCAGGTCTCCGGCCGTGTCGTCGACTTCTTCGGCGCGCCGGTTGAACTCGTCGAGCTCCTGGGCGCCTACGAGCCGGCGCAAACCGCCGCGGACGGAACCTACAGCTTCTCGGCGCCAGTTCATTGGTCGGGCACTGTCACTCCGATGCGCGAGGACCTTGGGTTCACACCCGCGTCGCGCACATACAACAATCTCGGCGACGATCACGCCGATCAGGACTACCAGGCCTACGATCACTTCACGATCAGCGGCGCCGTGTCATCCGCCACCGGCGTACCGCTCGCCAATGTTTCGCTCCTCGGTGGCCCCGAAGACTGCCTGACGGCAGTCGACGGCAGCTACTCCCTCGTGGTGGACCAAGGCTGGAGCGGCACGCTCACGCCGGAG from Candidatus Latescibacterota bacterium includes these protein-coding regions:
- a CDS encoding PQQ-dependent sugar dehydrogenase, whose product is MRRLPLLLTASCALAAACSSPASDYRAELLSDALHKPLYLVQAPGDSVRSFIVEQSGRIRVMVGDALREAPFLDLSGEVFDPDARGGGERGLLGLAFHPGFADNRRFVVDYTDRRGTTQIVEFRAASPGAADPASARTILSIEQPNTNHNGGMVEFGPDGYLYIGMGDGGGAGDPGNRAQDLGSLLGKILRLDVDNPPPGAAYGIPPDNPFVETAGARPEIWAYGLRNPWRFSFDPATDELWIADVGQKAWEEIDRQPAGAGGLNYGWRLREGAHCYDPPEDCERPGLVDPVHEYSHRMGCSITGGHVYRGAALPELAGHYFYSDWCAGKVWAFDPVSGATLEILKDLGPVTSFGRDHRGELYVMEGGGKVWRIVRGI